One region of Microbacterium sp. Root553 genomic DNA includes:
- a CDS encoding FadR/GntR family transcriptional regulator — MSEHLPDGDLVEVRRAVYRPLRRGNALEDAVARLVQTIRLGVVAPGESLPPERELAASFGVSRDTVREAIRELADTGYLVPKRGRYGGTFVADPLPHPSDAGAVTATEVDDVLGLRRVLETGAARAAAGRSLDAATRADLWARHEAALPAGPEEYRRLDTLLHLAIAEAAGIPSLVALVAENRADVNAWLDTFPLMPRNIQHSGEQHEQIVSAILAGRPDAAEAAMRDHLAGSESLLRGFLV; from the coding sequence ATGAGCGAGCACCTTCCCGACGGCGATCTCGTCGAGGTGCGCCGGGCCGTCTACCGGCCGCTGCGACGGGGCAATGCGCTCGAGGACGCGGTCGCTCGCCTCGTCCAGACGATCCGCCTCGGCGTGGTCGCGCCGGGGGAGTCGCTGCCGCCGGAGCGCGAGCTCGCGGCATCCTTCGGCGTCAGCCGCGACACCGTCCGTGAAGCGATCCGCGAACTCGCCGACACCGGGTACCTGGTGCCCAAGAGGGGTCGGTACGGCGGCACGTTCGTCGCCGACCCGCTGCCCCATCCCTCGGATGCCGGGGCCGTGACCGCCACCGAGGTCGACGACGTGCTCGGCCTTCGACGTGTCCTCGAGACCGGCGCAGCCCGTGCGGCTGCCGGACGGTCGCTGGACGCCGCGACCCGCGCCGACCTGTGGGCGCGCCATGAGGCGGCCCTGCCGGCCGGTCCCGAGGAGTACCGGCGCCTCGACACCCTGCTGCACCTCGCGATCGCCGAGGCCGCCGGCATCCCCTCCCTCGTCGCGCTGGTCGCCGAGAACCGGGCCGACGTCAACGCCTGGCTCGACACCTTCCCGCTGATGCCCCGCAACATCCAGCACTCGGGAGAGCAGCACGAGCAGATCGTCTCGGCCATCCTCGCCGGACGGCCCGACGCCGCAGAGGCGGCGATGCGCGATCACCTCGCCGGCTCCGAGTCGCTGCTGCGCGGCTTCCTGGTCTGA
- a CDS encoding aspartate aminotransferase family protein, producing the protein MTNYTDRHGGSHSLPAPEAEAQVRADDRGHVFHSWSAQGLIDPLPVAAGEGSTFWDYAGNAYLDFSSQLVNLNLGHQHPDLVAAIQQQAGRLSTIQPAMANDVRGELARLIVEVAPEGFEKVFFTNGGAEANEYAVRMARQSTGRHKVLSMYRSYHGSTATAISLTGDPRRWANGTPDSGAVRFFGPYLYRSPFHAETPEQESERALAHLEQTIQLEGPQTIAAIIIETVVGTNGVLVPPPGYLPGVRELCDRYGIVYIADEVMVGFGRLGEWFGIDAYDGRPDLITFAKGVNSGYVPLGGVVISERIAKAFDTTPFAGGLTYSGHPLACAAGVATFEVFRRDGILERVRDLGARIVEPTLRHWVDSHPSVGEVRGRGLFWAVELVRDKETREPLVPFNASGADAAPMGAFAAAAKKAGVWPFTHFNRMHVAPPLVIEEDDLVRGLAVLDEALSVADEHARS; encoded by the coding sequence ATGACGAACTACACCGATCGCCACGGCGGATCGCACTCCCTGCCGGCGCCCGAGGCCGAGGCGCAGGTGAGAGCGGATGACCGCGGCCACGTCTTCCACTCCTGGAGCGCGCAGGGCCTGATCGATCCGCTGCCCGTCGCGGCGGGCGAGGGCTCGACGTTCTGGGACTACGCCGGCAACGCCTACCTCGACTTCTCGAGCCAGCTGGTGAACCTGAACCTCGGGCACCAGCATCCCGATCTGGTCGCAGCGATTCAGCAGCAGGCCGGACGTCTCTCGACGATCCAGCCCGCGATGGCCAACGACGTGCGGGGCGAGCTCGCCCGGCTCATCGTCGAGGTCGCGCCCGAGGGGTTCGAGAAGGTCTTCTTCACGAACGGCGGCGCCGAGGCCAACGAGTACGCGGTGCGCATGGCGCGTCAGTCGACCGGTCGCCACAAGGTGCTCTCGATGTACCGCAGCTATCACGGGTCCACCGCGACCGCGATCTCTCTGACGGGCGACCCCCGCCGCTGGGCGAACGGCACGCCCGACTCGGGAGCCGTGCGCTTCTTCGGCCCCTACCTCTACCGCTCCCCGTTCCACGCCGAGACTCCCGAGCAGGAGTCCGAACGCGCACTCGCCCACCTCGAGCAGACGATCCAGCTCGAAGGACCGCAGACCATCGCCGCGATCATCATCGAGACCGTCGTCGGCACGAACGGCGTGCTCGTGCCGCCGCCCGGATACCTGCCCGGAGTGCGCGAGCTGTGCGACCGGTACGGCATCGTCTACATCGCCGACGAGGTCATGGTCGGCTTCGGGCGCCTGGGGGAATGGTTCGGGATCGACGCGTACGACGGGCGCCCCGACCTGATCACCTTCGCCAAGGGCGTGAACTCGGGCTACGTGCCGCTCGGCGGCGTCGTGATCTCGGAGCGCATCGCCAAGGCGTTCGACACCACGCCCTTCGCCGGCGGACTGACCTATTCGGGCCACCCGCTCGCGTGCGCCGCGGGTGTCGCGACGTTCGAGGTGTTCCGCCGCGACGGCATCCTCGAGCGGGTGCGCGACCTCGGCGCGCGCATCGTCGAGCCGACCCTGCGCCACTGGGTCGACAGCCACCCGAGCGTCGGCGAGGTGCGCGGCCGCGGACTGTTCTGGGCAGTGGAGCTGGTGCGCGACAAGGAGACCCGCGAGCCGCTCGTGCCGTTCAACGCGAGCGGAGCGGATGCCGCTCCCATGGGCGCCTTCGCCGCGGCGGCGAAGAAGGCCGGCGTCTGGCCGTTCACGCACTTCAACCGCATGCATGTGGCGCCTCCCCTCGTGATCGAGGAGGACGACCTGGTGCGCGGTCTGGCGGTTCTCGACGAGGCGCTGTCGGTCGCCGACGAGCACGCCCGCAGCTGA
- a CDS encoding CoA-acylating methylmalonate-semialdehyde dehydrogenase, with translation MDIVRHVINGVETAEAARTGQVFDPATGQVSKQVAFASTAEVDSAIAAAAAAAPAWRETSLIKRADVFFRLRQLLKERTPELAAIVTSEHGKVLSDAAGEVSRGIENVEFAAGLVHLLKGERSEQVSRGVDVHSVKQPVGVVAAITPFNFPVMVPLWMVASAIACGNTVVLKPSEKDPSASVWIAKLFREAGLPDGVLNVVHGDKEAVDALLESPRVNAISFVGSTPIARSIYQRAANAGKRVQALGGAKNHMVVMPDADIDAAADAAVSAAYGSAGERCMAVSVLVAVGDVADDLVAAIASRIDGLSIGAGTDAASEMGPLITREHRDRVAAYVTGAAAEGATVVVDGTTKQFDSEGFFLGVSLIDQVAPGMAVYDDEIFGPVLSVVRVETYVDAVELVNSNAYGNGTAIFTRDGGTARQYEFDIEVGMVGVNVPIPVPIGAYSFGGWKDSLFGDSHIYGPESVHFYTRSKVVTTRWPDHTPSQIDLGFPSNH, from the coding sequence GTGGACATCGTCCGTCACGTCATCAACGGAGTGGAGACCGCCGAGGCGGCTCGCACCGGCCAGGTCTTCGACCCCGCCACCGGTCAGGTGTCGAAGCAGGTCGCCTTCGCGTCGACCGCCGAGGTCGACTCCGCGATCGCCGCCGCCGCAGCCGCGGCACCCGCGTGGCGCGAGACGAGCCTGATCAAGCGTGCCGATGTGTTCTTCCGTCTGCGCCAGCTGCTCAAGGAGCGCACCCCCGAGCTCGCGGCGATCGTCACCTCAGAGCACGGCAAGGTGCTCTCGGATGCCGCGGGCGAGGTCTCACGCGGCATCGAGAACGTCGAGTTCGCCGCCGGTCTCGTGCATCTGCTGAAGGGCGAGCGCAGCGAGCAGGTCTCCCGCGGGGTCGACGTGCACTCGGTCAAGCAGCCGGTCGGCGTCGTCGCCGCGATCACGCCGTTCAACTTCCCCGTGATGGTGCCCCTGTGGATGGTCGCCTCGGCCATCGCGTGCGGCAACACGGTCGTGCTCAAGCCGAGCGAGAAGGACCCTTCGGCGTCGGTCTGGATCGCGAAGCTCTTCCGGGAGGCCGGTCTTCCCGACGGCGTGCTCAACGTCGTGCACGGCGACAAGGAGGCCGTCGACGCACTGCTCGAGTCGCCGCGCGTGAACGCGATCAGCTTCGTGGGCTCGACCCCCATCGCCCGCTCGATCTACCAGCGGGCGGCGAATGCCGGCAAGCGCGTCCAGGCACTCGGCGGCGCGAAAAACCACATGGTCGTGATGCCGGACGCCGACATCGACGCCGCGGCGGACGCCGCCGTCTCGGCTGCGTACGGCTCGGCCGGCGAGCGCTGCATGGCGGTCTCGGTGCTCGTCGCGGTGGGTGACGTCGCCGACGACCTGGTCGCCGCGATCGCCTCGCGCATCGACGGCCTCTCGATCGGTGCGGGCACGGATGCCGCGAGCGAGATGGGTCCGCTCATCACCCGCGAGCATCGCGACCGTGTCGCCGCGTATGTGACGGGGGCTGCGGCCGAGGGCGCGACGGTGGTCGTCGACGGCACGACGAAACAGTTCGATTCCGAGGGATTCTTCCTCGGGGTCAGTCTCATCGATCAGGTCGCCCCGGGCATGGCGGTGTACGACGACGAGATCTTCGGCCCGGTGCTCTCGGTGGTGCGCGTCGAGACGTACGTCGACGCGGTCGAGCTCGTGAACTCCAACGCGTACGGCAACGGCACCGCGATCTTCACGCGCGACGGCGGCACCGCCCGCCAGTACGAGTTCGACATCGAGGTCGGCATGGTCGGCGTCAACGTGCCGATCCCCGTGCCGATCGGCGCCTACTCGTTCGGCGGATGGAAGGACTCGCTGTTCGGCGACTCGCACATCTACGGCCCCGAGTCGGTGCACTTCTACACTCGGTCGAAGGTGGTCACCACCCGCTGGCCCGACCACACGCCCTCGCAGATCGACCTGGGCTTCCCGAGCAACCACTGA
- a CDS encoding PucR family transcriptional regulator yields the protein MSERSEIVRDRTVRPTGAVFLTVADVLAEAAVQQGEPDVIVGGAALEAAVRWVHVSDSVGVARLLDGGELLLTTGAGWPVDDAELRDFASSLHRAGIAGIVFELKTARQAVPQPVVDVCATVGLALIALTHEVKFVAVTEAVHHALIAAQTQALRERQRLHELFTALSLQGAPADVVVSETARALGAPVVLENLAREVIATEGLGMPIAEVLENRGTAETVPVQARGARWGTLLVLPGPAHPAGRVTVLEQGATALAFGCIADGGDAEWSLLAQRGVIDDLLGARFAKADDIDARLRAGGFALRGRRCHGIVARGNGSISELAYRARQAGFAVMAARVDRDDMALLSVPASAGLSDEVLLRIAGPDRAVFVGPVADDVIGLLGSLRAARDLADSDRADAGARVRRVDDRPLERLVATLRDDHRLHEHSERMLAPVVAYDRERRGDLLDVLAALVAHPGNRSAAAAASHLSRSVFYQRLTLIGDLLGADLDDGETIAALHLALLARRRTSRPA from the coding sequence GTGTCAGAACGTAGCGAGATCGTCCGCGATCGGACAGTTCGTCCGACGGGTGCCGTCTTCCTGACGGTGGCTGATGTGCTCGCAGAGGCTGCGGTGCAGCAGGGCGAACCCGACGTGATCGTCGGCGGTGCCGCACTCGAGGCCGCCGTGCGCTGGGTGCATGTCTCCGACAGTGTCGGGGTCGCCAGGCTGCTCGACGGCGGTGAGCTGCTGCTGACCACAGGGGCGGGGTGGCCGGTCGACGACGCCGAGCTGCGGGACTTCGCGTCGAGCCTGCATCGGGCGGGCATCGCCGGCATCGTGTTCGAGCTGAAGACCGCCCGGCAGGCGGTGCCTCAGCCGGTCGTCGATGTCTGCGCCACGGTGGGGCTGGCCCTCATCGCCCTCACGCACGAGGTCAAGTTCGTCGCCGTGACCGAGGCCGTGCACCATGCGCTGATCGCTGCGCAGACGCAGGCGCTGCGCGAAAGGCAGCGACTGCATGAACTCTTCACCGCGCTGAGCCTGCAGGGGGCCCCCGCCGACGTCGTGGTCTCCGAGACCGCTCGAGCACTCGGAGCCCCGGTCGTGCTCGAGAACCTCGCGCGCGAGGTGATCGCGACTGAGGGGCTCGGGATGCCGATCGCCGAGGTGCTGGAGAATCGTGGCACTGCCGAGACGGTGCCCGTGCAGGCGCGGGGGGCACGCTGGGGCACTCTCCTCGTGCTGCCGGGCCCTGCGCATCCCGCGGGTCGGGTCACGGTGCTCGAGCAGGGCGCGACGGCTCTCGCCTTCGGATGCATCGCCGACGGCGGCGACGCCGAATGGTCGCTGCTCGCTCAGCGTGGGGTCATCGACGATCTGCTCGGCGCGCGCTTCGCGAAGGCCGACGACATCGACGCCCGGCTGCGCGCCGGAGGGTTCGCGCTCCGAGGCCGCCGCTGCCACGGGATCGTGGCACGCGGCAACGGCTCGATCAGCGAGCTCGCCTACCGTGCGCGACAGGCCGGATTCGCCGTGATGGCGGCCCGCGTCGACCGAGACGACATGGCGCTGCTGTCGGTACCCGCATCCGCCGGGCTGTCCGACGAGGTTCTGCTGCGCATCGCCGGTCCCGACCGTGCCGTCTTCGTGGGACCGGTCGCCGACGACGTGATCGGTCTGCTCGGCTCCCTGCGTGCGGCGCGCGACCTGGCCGACAGCGATCGGGCCGATGCGGGTGCCCGTGTGCGCCGCGTCGACGATCGCCCGCTCGAGCGGCTCGTCGCCACGCTGCGTGACGACCACCGACTGCACGAGCACAGCGAGCGGATGCTGGCGCCTGTCGTGGCGTACGATCGCGAGCGCCGCGGCGATCTGCTCGACGTGCTGGCCGCCCTCGTCGCCCACCCCGGCAACCGTTCCGCGGCAGCTGCGGCGAGTCACCTGTCGCGATCGGTCTTCTACCAGCGGCTCACTCTGATCGGTGATCTGCTGGGCGCCGACCTCGATGATGGCGAGACGATCGCGGCACTCCACCTGGCTCTTCTGGCGCGCCGCCGCACCTCACGGCCGGCCTGA